One Phocaeicola dorei genomic region harbors:
- a CDS encoding outer membrane beta-barrel protein → MKIKQILLCMLLACFILPASAQNSWGIVGGGLFSKSLSRDARFSLGGYAGGMYDVHVKNSWYVQPQLLFTYEEFRSKTRLGTDSFFSKFNLELPILASYNVALNNKWNLRINAGPYLSYAMFGRDKSIDYAYGNGMHSSLGWWHQDFPDHFTYGGRTGVSLESEHFIYTIDGKCSLRKRPFGRNVSLSAGVGYKF, encoded by the coding sequence ATGAAAATAAAACAAATTCTACTTTGCATGCTTTTAGCCTGCTTTATTCTTCCCGCTTCCGCACAGAATAGCTGGGGTATTGTAGGAGGCGGACTTTTTTCTAAATCTTTGTCCAGGGATGCACGCTTCAGCCTAGGCGGTTATGCCGGAGGAATGTATGACGTTCATGTTAAAAACTCATGGTATGTACAGCCACAATTATTATTTACTTATGAAGAATTCAGATCCAAGACAAGGCTTGGTACCGATTCCTTTTTTAGTAAATTCAATTTGGAGCTTCCTATCCTTGCTTCTTATAATGTTGCTTTAAATAACAAATGGAATTTGCGCATCAATGCGGGACCGTATCTGTCCTATGCTATGTTTGGCAGGGATAAATCCATTGACTACGCCTATGGCAACGGAATGCACTCTAGTTTGGGCTGGTGGCATCAGGATTTTCCAGATCATTTTACTTACGGTGGAAGGACCGGGGTTTCATTGGAATCCGAGCATTTCATTTACACTATCGATGGTAAATGTTCTCTTCGTAAGAGGCCTTTCGGGCGGAATGTCAGTTTATCGGCCGGTGTAGGATATAAGTTCTGA
- a CDS encoding porin family protein has translation MKTKMIVVVVLAAMCVLPLSAQVKVGVEGGMNLSHYLVSGSDGYKAEQVGGMKPGFQLGVTVDYEIGKHWMLMSGLSWLQNRSTMKMMDHMVTYFPKTEIKINNLILPLKMGYNIRVSDKLSLIPSVGVYASYGFGAGNCSLDVIHQEGDNITTEPAKWKPLDGFSYKAGEPNNSANLQAFRRWDYGGIVGMKAVIADHYTISFDYRVGIKKIQAQNGLRNSTFQFSVGYRF, from the coding sequence ATGAAGACTAAAATGATTGTAGTGGTGGTGTTGGCTGCCATGTGTGTATTGCCTTTGTCTGCACAGGTAAAAGTTGGTGTGGAAGGTGGAATGAACCTGTCTCATTATCTGGTTTCCGGTTCTGACGGATATAAAGCCGAACAGGTAGGTGGAATGAAGCCCGGCTTTCAATTGGGGGTGACTGTGGACTACGAGATAGGAAAGCATTGGATGTTAATGTCCGGTTTGTCTTGGTTGCAGAATAGAAGTACCATGAAAATGATGGATCACATGGTTACTTATTTTCCTAAGACAGAGATAAAGATAAATAATCTGATTTTGCCGTTAAAAATGGGATATAATATTCGGGTTTCGGATAAACTCAGCCTCATTCCGTCGGTTGGAGTTTATGCTTCTTACGGATTTGGTGCTGGAAACTGTTCTTTGGATGTTATTCACCAAGAGGGGGATAATATAACTACCGAGCCTGCAAAATGGAAGCCCTTGGATGGTTTTTCCTATAAAGCCGGGGAGCCCAATAATAGTGCTAATCTTCAGGCTTTCCGCCGTTGGGATTATGGGGGCATTGTTGGAATGAAGGCTGTTATTGCCGATCATTATACGATAAGTTTTGATTATAGGGTCGGAATAAAAAAGATACAGGCACAAAATGGTTTGCGGAATTCAACTTTCCAGTTCTCTGTGGGCTATCGTTTCTAA
- the lgt gene encoding prolipoprotein diacylglyceryl transferase, whose protein sequence is MNTLSAILWNPDIEIFSIFGISIRYYSVLFVTGLSLAYWVIYKLYQDQKIPYEKFDSLFVYCLLGIVIGARLGHCLFYEPGYWLSHPVEMLLPVKITDSGIKWTGYQGLASHGGTIGLMLALWIYSRRVKLKFLTVLDNIAIATPLAGCFIRLGNLMNGEIVGTVTHVPWAFIFPHEDMQPRHPAQLYEAIAYLLIFIIGLRLYKKYKTTLYPGFYFGYCLTTIFTFRFLVEFIKASQEAFEDSMMLNMGQWLSIPFILLGAHFMYHSFKPVK, encoded by the coding sequence ATGAATACACTGTCAGCCATTCTTTGGAATCCCGATATAGAAATCTTTTCCATTTTCGGCATTTCCATCCGTTATTACTCCGTATTGTTCGTTACAGGGCTTTCATTGGCCTACTGGGTGATATACAAACTCTACCAAGACCAAAAAATTCCTTACGAAAAATTTGATTCCCTGTTCGTTTACTGCCTGCTGGGTATTGTTATCGGTGCTCGCCTGGGACATTGTCTGTTCTATGAACCAGGCTATTGGCTCTCTCACCCTGTAGAAATGCTGTTGCCCGTCAAGATTACCGATTCTGGGATAAAATGGACCGGTTATCAAGGTCTTGCCAGCCATGGAGGAACCATCGGACTAATGCTCGCCTTATGGATCTATTCACGCCGTGTAAAATTGAAGTTCCTGACTGTACTAGACAATATAGCCATCGCCACCCCGCTGGCAGGTTGTTTTATCCGTTTAGGTAACCTGATGAATGGTGAAATAGTAGGTACGGTAACTCATGTTCCTTGGGCGTTCATTTTTCCGCACGAAGATATGCAACCCCGCCACCCGGCACAACTCTACGAAGCCATCGCCTATCTTCTGATTTTTATCATAGGCTTGCGGTTGTATAAAAAGTACAAAACCACGCTATACCCCGGTTTCTATTTCGGCTACTGCCTCACTACCATATTCACCTTCCGCTTCCTTGTGGAGTTTATAAAAGCCAGCCAGGAAGCCTTTGAAGACAGTATGATGCTGAACATGGGGCAATGGCTCAGCATTCCGTTCATACTGCTGGGAGCGCACTTCATGTACCATTCTTTTAAACCCGTAAAATAA
- a CDS encoding family 20 glycosylhydrolase → MKHLLTLWMLALCLCVSAKETCPKVIPALQEWKGGSGKLVLPAEGSIVVAPADEAALKSVATVLAQDLKDLLDWNYTIRTGKPGKNDIYLSLMKPDKQLGEEGYVLTAGRYAGIEAPARQGAFWGTRSLLQILYNEKGQLPKGVARDWPQYPSRGFMLDVGRKFFTMDFLRQYVKILSFYKLNEFQIHLNDNGFVQFFDNDWNKTYAAFRLESERFPGLTAKDGSYTKKEFTDLQRLGMEYGVNVIPEIDIPAHSLAFTHYKPEIGSDKYGMDHLDLYKEETYRFVDSLLDEYLSGEKPVFIGPDVHIGTDEYNAKEAEKFRYFTDRYLKYIEKYGKNVRMWGALRWLKGNTPVKADNVTINAWSYDWIDPNASLKDGYKIINTCDAYLYIVPAAGYYRDFLDTKWLYEQWRVGKVNSKEELPEGTPGLLGGMFAVWNDHCGNGVSQQDVHFRTFPAAQVLAEKMWRGKNEMVSYEEFEKLCKQMPEAPGINLLGRVQGEVVFPGQNEELSLNGTDSIATMLPEIGYPYAVEFEINPDKEQNINGILFKGPHSTVYANWENKGKLAFSRDGYTFVFHAATLPAGAWTKVRIEGDHKGTTLYINGEKAERLEGRVKQFYNYTHKRKDKMYMQETLVFPMRQIGDVQNGFRGKLRNINCMQ, encoded by the coding sequence ATGAAACACCTACTAACCTTATGGATGTTGGCCTTGTGTCTATGTGTTTCGGCCAAGGAAACATGTCCGAAAGTAATTCCCGCCCTGCAAGAGTGGAAGGGGGGAAGTGGAAAACTCGTATTGCCTGCTGAAGGCAGTATTGTTGTAGCTCCTGCCGATGAGGCGGCACTGAAAAGTGTGGCGACTGTGCTGGCACAGGACTTGAAAGACCTGTTGGATTGGAACTACACCATTAGGACCGGGAAACCGGGAAAGAATGATATTTATCTTTCATTGATGAAACCCGACAAACAATTGGGAGAGGAAGGGTATGTGCTGACTGCTGGACGCTATGCCGGTATCGAAGCGCCGGCTCGTCAGGGAGCCTTTTGGGGAACCCGGAGTTTGTTGCAGATTCTTTATAATGAAAAAGGACAGTTGCCCAAAGGAGTTGCCCGTGACTGGCCGCAATATCCCAGTCGTGGCTTCATGCTGGATGTGGGCCGCAAGTTCTTCACAATGGATTTCCTGCGGCAATATGTCAAAATACTATCGTTCTATAAACTGAATGAATTTCAGATCCATCTCAATGACAATGGTTTTGTACAGTTCTTTGATAACGACTGGAACAAGACCTACGCTGCTTTCCGCCTGGAGAGTGAACGTTTTCCGGGGCTGACCGCCAAGGATGGTTCTTATACCAAGAAAGAATTCACCGACCTGCAACGTCTGGGCATGGAATATGGTGTGAATGTGATTCCAGAGATTGATATTCCGGCTCATTCATTGGCCTTTACACATTATAAACCCGAGATAGGCAGTGATAAATATGGAATGGATCATTTGGATTTATACAAGGAGGAAACCTATCGTTTTGTAGATTCTTTGCTGGATGAGTATCTTTCTGGCGAGAAACCGGTTTTCATAGGTCCCGATGTACATATCGGTACAGACGAGTACAATGCCAAGGAAGCTGAAAAATTCCGCTATTTTACAGACCGGTATCTGAAGTATATAGAGAAATACGGGAAGAATGTCCGTATGTGGGGAGCACTGCGCTGGTTGAAAGGAAACACTCCGGTGAAAGCAGATAATGTGACTATCAATGCCTGGTCATACGACTGGATTGATCCTAATGCTTCTTTGAAAGACGGATATAAGATTATCAATACGTGTGATGCTTATCTTTATATTGTTCCGGCTGCCGGATATTATCGTGATTTCCTGGACACGAAATGGCTGTATGAGCAATGGCGTGTGGGTAAAGTGAATTCTAAGGAAGAGTTGCCTGAAGGAACTCCGGGACTGTTGGGAGGTATGTTTGCCGTATGGAATGACCATTGTGGCAACGGTGTGTCACAACAGGATGTGCATTTCCGTACATTCCCAGCCGCCCAGGTACTGGCCGAGAAAATGTGGAGAGGTAAGAATGAAATGGTTTCTTACGAAGAATTTGAGAAATTGTGCAAACAGATGCCTGAAGCTCCCGGTATCAACCTGCTGGGGCGTGTGCAGGGTGAGGTAGTCTTTCCGGGGCAGAATGAAGAACTGTCTTTGAACGGTACGGACAGCATTGCCACTATGTTGCCGGAAATAGGCTATCCATACGCGGTAGAATTTGAAATAAATCCGGACAAAGAACAAAATATCAACGGTATTTTGTTTAAAGGCCCTCATTCCACCGTATATGCCAATTGGGAAAATAAGGGAAAGCTGGCTTTCAGCCGTGACGGCTATACGTTTGTATTCCATGCTGCTACACTGCCTGCCGGAGCATGGACGAAGGTACGCATAGAGGGAGACCACAAAGGTACTACTCTTTACATAAACGGTGAGAAAGCGGAACGTTTGGAAGGACGTGTCAAACAGTTTTACAACTATACTCATAAACGCAAGGACAAGATGTATATGCAGGAAACTTTGGTGTTTCCCATGCGGCAGATAGGGGATGTGCAGAATGGGTTCAGAGGGAAGTTGCGGAATATAAATTGCATGCAATAA
- a CDS encoding chloramphenicol acetyltransferase has product MKHIIDIETWERRDNYNFFRNFHNSWISITSEVDCTEAFPAAKAAKRSFFLYYLYAVLRAANEVKEFRFRTDKNGQVVYHDQVDIISPIAVPGKTFYTVRIPYHADFERFYAEAYHIVHNIPEEGDPYGAEKVIKEQGDFDIIQLSATPQLYFTSLTYTQMAPDHPLDYPLMNAGKVVPREGRLVMPIAFTVNHAFVDGAHIGQLFQKIEEILKELAQ; this is encoded by the coding sequence ATGAAACATATAATAGATATTGAAACTTGGGAACGCCGGGACAATTATAATTTTTTCCGCAACTTCCATAATTCATGGATATCCATTACCAGTGAAGTGGATTGCACTGAAGCATTTCCAGCTGCAAAAGCCGCCAAGCGCTCTTTTTTCCTGTATTACCTGTATGCTGTGCTACGTGCTGCCAATGAAGTGAAAGAATTCCGTTTCCGTACAGATAAAAACGGACAGGTGGTCTATCACGATCAGGTGGACATCATATCACCTATCGCTGTACCCGGCAAGACTTTCTACACAGTCCGCATCCCTTACCATGCAGATTTTGAACGGTTTTATGCCGAAGCATATCACATCGTCCATAACATCCCCGAAGAGGGTGACCCGTATGGAGCCGAAAAAGTCATTAAAGAACAGGGAGATTTTGATATTATCCAACTGAGTGCCACGCCTCAGCTTTATTTCACTTCACTCACCTATACACAAATGGCTCCCGACCATCCATTAGACTATCCGCTGATGAATGCCGGCAAAGTAGTGCCACGCGAAGGAAGACTGGTAATGCCCATCGCTTTCACTGTAAACCATGCTTTTGTGGACGGAGCGCACATAGGACAACTCTTTCAGAAAATAGAGGAGATATTGAAAGAGCTGGCTCAATAA